The DNA sequence CCGGTGCCCGCTGATCACCGACAGGTCGCGGCCGTCCGGCACCCGCACCGGCGCCGGCAGGCCGGGCGGCAGCTCGACGGCCGGGCCGTCGTGCGGGTGGGAGAGCAGCACCTGCCGCACTCCGGCGACGCTCCGGCCCGCCCGCGCGGCCGCGAACGCGGGCCCGGGCGTGAGATCGAGCAGCAGCTCGCCGTCGACGAGCAGGGCGGTCGCCGCCCGGGCGTTCTCGCCCACGGCGGTGGCGCAGGCGGCGCAGGGGCAGCCGGGGCGCGGCAGCCCTTCGGGGGCCCCGGTGCCGAGCAGAGTCAGTTCCACGCCCCGATCGTCTCGCGTCCGTGCGCGGCGGGCGCGCCGGGATCACCCTTTCTCGCCCCGGGACCGCGCGCCCGGCCGGGAGTTAGGCTGCGTTCCGGCAGCGAACCACGAGCCTTTGGAGGCTGGCATGGCGTGGGTGTGGCGGTTCGAGAAGGCGGACGGGACGGAGACGGCCCCGGCCGTCGAGCCGGAGGAGTTCTCGACGCAGGGGGACGCGGAGTCCTGGCTCGGCGAGGAGTGGCGGGCGCTGCTGGAGGGCGGCGTGGAACAGGTACGTCTGTTCGAGGACGGCCAGGAGATCTACGACTCCCCGATGAGCCTCCGGGCGGCGGCGGAGAGCTGAGGGCGCGCCGCGCGCCCGGCCGGCGGCCGGTCCGAGGCGTTCGCACCGCGCCGCGCGGCCGCTCTCCGGCCCGGGGGTGACCCCAGGCCGGCCGGACGCCCCCGGGTCCCCGGCCCTACCCGCCCCGCACCCCGCACAGGTGCAGCAGCGTCGCCACCGCCCGGTACGGGTCCGTCCGGCCGGCCCGGTCCTCGGCGGCCAGCAGGCGGTCGAGGTCGGCCTGGCGGGGGCGCGCCGGCGGGTCGGTGAAGACGCGGACGCCGTACCAGGCGCGCAGCGGGGTGCCGATGCCGGCCAGGGTGGCGGTCAGGGTCTCGCGCCGGTCGGCGCGGACGGGGGTGCCGGTGCGGTCGGTGTCGTAGGGGGAGTCGAAGGCGGCGAGCGCCCGGTCCCAGTCGCCGGCCAGGGCGGGCCGCAGGGCCAGCGCGTCCGCGTTGCGGACGAGCAGCGACAGCAGGCCGCCGGGGGCCAGGACGCGGGCGAGCCCGGCCAGCAGGGGGTCGGGCTCCGGTATGTACATCAGCACGCCGTGGCAGAGGACGAGGTCGAAGGCGCCCGGTGTGAAGTGCGCGCCGGTGTCCCGGCCGTCGCCCTCCAGGAGCCGGACGCGCTCCCGGACCTCCGCGGGCCCGGCGGCGAGCACCTTGCGGACGGCGGCCACCGTCGACGGGTCGGACTCCAGCGCGGTCACCTCGTGTCCCGCGCGGGCGAGCCGCAGTGCCTGGGTGCCGTGGGCGAGGCCCACGTCGAGGACGCGCAGGCGCTGCCCGGCCGGGAAGCGCGCGGCCATCTGCTCGTCGATCTGCCGGGCGACGAGCTCGTGCCGGACGGTGTTCCGCAGGCCTTCCCACAGGCCCTCGTCGGCGGCCCGCACGGCCCCGGCGTACCCGGCCGGTGCCGCGCCGGGGAACGTCCCGGGCCAGGCGCCACCGTCGTGGGGGCGAGGCTCGGGGACGTCCCCCCAGGCCGGCCCGGGGGCCATCACGGGTGCGGCCCCGAAAGCGCCCTCAGGGGCCGCGCCGGGGTACGTCCAGACGTACTCCTCGGACACCTCGGATCCCGGTACCGCTCCGGGCCCGTCCGACAGCGTGCCGGCCGGGCCCCACGGGGAGCCGCTCAGGGCTTCTCCCCGCGCGCGACCTTCGGCTTGGGCAGCCGCAGCCGCCGCATCTGCAGGGAGCGCATCAGCGCGTACGGGACGGCGCCCCGGGTGCTCTCGCCGGCGAAGCGCTCCTTGAGGCCCTTGCGCAGGCCGACCGCGAGGACGACCGAGTTGAGGACGATCACCAGGATGACGACCATCCACGCCAGCAGCACGTACTGCTGGAACTTCCCGCGGTTGAACATGCTCATGACGAGGATGACTACCGCGAGCGGGAGGAAGAACTCCATGACGGTGAACCGGGAGTCCACGAAGTCCCGCGCGAAGCGCCGGACGGGCCCCTTGTCACGGGCGGGCAGGAACCGCTCGTCGCCGTTGGCCAGTGCCTCCCGCTGCCGGGCCATGTCGGCCCGACGGGTCTCGCGCTGCCGCTTCGCGGCCTCCTTGCGGTTGGCCGGCGTACTGGCCAGGCTGCGGCGCTGGGCCGCGGCCTCGCTGCGCTTGGGCGTGGGGCGGCCCTTGGGGGCCTCCGGATGACGGGGCTGCTGGGGCTGGTCCGCGGTCACCTTGGCGTCGGCGGCCTTGGCGGACTGCTCTTCCTTCGAACGGCTTCGGAACACGGGACCCAAGGGTACGGGGTCCCGGGGGTGGACCCCAGCGTTCTGGGGAATGATCCCGGGATGGCCTCCGCGGGACGCCCCGTGCCGCGGGCGCCCCGGGCCCACCCGGTGGGCGGTCTCCTCCTCCTGCCGGAGGAAGGCGTCCCCCTGATCGTCCTGCAGGAGGAGCGCATCCGGGTCCGGACAGTGCGGTAATGGGGACAGGCCCCGTACTGTGGGTTCTGTAGGTGTGATGGAGCCGAAGCCCGAGCAAAGTCGGTCAGAAGGGGGCGCGCGAGGCCCATGAGCGGTGTCATGAAGCGTATGGGGATGATTTTCCGCGCGAAGGCCAACAAGGCCCTGGACCGGGCCGAGGATCCGCGCGAGACCCTCGACTACTCGTACCAGAAGCAGGTCGAGCTGCTGCAGAAGGTGCGCCGGGGCGTGGCCGACGTGGCCACCTCCCGCAAGCGCCTGGAGCTGCAGCTCACCCAGCTCCAGGGGCAGTCCGCGAAGCTGGAGGAGCAGGGCCGCAAGGC is a window from the Streptomyces mobaraensis genome containing:
- a CDS encoding class I SAM-dependent methyltransferase; protein product: MAARFPAGQRLRVLDVGLAHGTQALRLARAGHEVTALESDPSTVAAVRKVLAAGPAEVRERVRLLEGDGRDTGAHFTPGAFDLVLCHGVLMYIPEPDPLLAGLARVLAPGGLLSLLVRNADALALRPALAGDWDRALAAFDSPYDTDRTGTPVRADRRETLTATLAGIGTPLRAWYGVRVFTDPPARPRQADLDRLLAAEDRAGRTDPYRAVATLLHLCGVRGG
- a CDS encoding DUF3043 domain-containing protein codes for the protein MFRSRSKEEQSAKAADAKVTADQPQQPRHPEAPKGRPTPKRSEAAAQRRSLASTPANRKEAAKRQRETRRADMARQREALANGDERFLPARDKGPVRRFARDFVDSRFTVMEFFLPLAVVILVMSMFNRGKFQQYVLLAWMVVILVIVLNSVVLAVGLRKGLKERFAGESTRGAVPYALMRSLQMRRLRLPKPKVARGEKP